CTTCGAGACATCATGACCTGCTTTAGCAGCTGCCCTTTTATAAAGACGTACAAGAGGTTCAAACTGGGTTGGCCGTCCGCCAATGATAGCTAAGACTAGCGGCAGTCCGAGGAGCCCCGCACGAACGACGGATTCTGAATTGCCACCACTGCCAATCCAAACAGGTAAAGGATCTTGCACTGGTCGAGGGTATACTCCTAGATTATTAATCGCTGGACGATGCCCACCTCTCCACGTCACTTTTTCTGATTCGC
This genomic stretch from Desertibacillus haloalkaliphilus harbors:
- a CDS encoding LLM class flavin-dependent oxidoreductase, whose protein sequence is RAEIMAGRGSFIESFPLFGYELKDYDELFNEKLELLLKIRESEKVTWRGGHRPAINNLGVYPRPVQDPLPVWIGSGGNSESVVRAGLLGLPLVLAIIGGRPTQFEPLVRLYKRAAAKAGHDVSK